A segment of the Syntrophorhabdaceae bacterium genome:
GTCGGCGAAGATCAGGTCCAGCACGTGGAGCTTTGCAGGGAGGTAGCCAGAAAGTTCAACAACAGGTTCGGCGTTCTTTTCCCGGAACCCCAGGTCATTCTCTCCATAGCGCCGAGAATCCTCGGTGTGGACGGGACCGGCAAGATGTCCAAATCCATGGGCAACTTCATCGCCATTTTAGAGGATGAAAAGGCCATATGGGAGAAGCTCCGCACCGCGGTCACCGATGTCAACAGGGTGAGGCGGAAGGACACGGGCAATCCTGATATCTGTAATATCTACACCATACACCGTGCCTTCTCATCGGATGAGGTCCGCCTGGAAGTGGATAAAGGCTGCCGTACTGCTGCCATAGGGTGCATCGACTGTAAGAAGATACTCTTCGAAAACATGATGAAAGAGCTTCGCCCCATACAGGATAAAGCGGCAACCCTCATGTCGGATACGGATTATATCAAGGACGTGATCAAGAAGGGTGCGGACGAGTGCCGCATTATCGCACGGCAAACCATGGAAGAGGTCCGTGAGGCGCTTGGACTGATGAAACCTTAGAGGCAGTCTCTAGTCGATAGTCTCTAGTCGATAGCAAAAAGGCAGTCGTAGAGGCAGTCGATAGCATGTAGTCTTTAGTAAATGCAAAGGCGGAAAAACAGAAGTTGTGGCTTATCTTGACTTTTTGGGTGGGCTAGCCTAATCTTTCTCAATGAAAAATCAATCTATCGGGATGTTCGACTCGGGTATAGGGGGACTTACGGTCCTTAAAGAGGTGAGGGAGCTTCTTCCCCGGGAGCATATCCTCTACCTTGGCGACACCGCCCGTCTTCCCTATGGCACCAAGTCGGCAGGCACGGTGACACGGTATGCCCTCGAATCGGCGATCTTCATGCTCACCAAGGGTGTGAAAATACTTGTCATCGCGTGCAATACCTCCTCCGCCGTGGCCCTGCCCATCCTTATGAAAAAGCTGCCCATCCCCGTACTCGGGGTGATCGACCCGGGCGCCCGGGAAGCGGTTCGGGCTACCAAAACAAAACGGGTGGGGGTGATCGGCACCAAGGCTACGGTGGCAAGCGGCGCCTACGAGAAGGCCATCGTGAAGCAGGACCCTGCGGTCACAGTGCTCTCGAAGCCGTGCCCCCTCTTTGTGCCTATAGTGGAAGAAGGTCTCGAGAACGACAAGGTCGCCGAGATCATGACCGCCAGGTACCTCGAAGGGATCGGGAAATCGGAGATCGATACCCTCGTCATGGGGTGCACCCATTATCCTATCCTTGAAAAGACGATCAAGAAGGTAATGGGGAAAGGCGTCACCGTCATCAACACGGGCAGGGAAACGGCAAAAGATGTGAAGCGGACCCTCGAGGCCCGGGGTATTCTTAATGCCTCCGGCAAAGGGGGCACCGAGTACTTCGTGACCGATTCCCCGGACACCTTCAAGGAGATAGGCGGCCGGTTCCTCGGCGAGGACATAGGACGGATCAGATTTCTCAAAAGCCTCGATTATAACGATTTCCTCCTCTCTTCATGATCGTCGATGTGGCGCTGCCCATCCCGGTGGCGAAAACTTTTTCCTATTACGTGCCTCCCCTGTGGAGGTCTCACCTCACGCTCCTTTCCCGGGTGATCGTGCCCTTCCGCACCAGGGTCCTCGCAGGCTTTGTCACCGCCTTGAGAGAAGGAGAGAAGGGGGCGCTCAAGGAAATCGAGGAGCCCGCCGACCTATTTCCCCTGGCTGACGGCGTCCTCAGCGAACTGACCGATTGGGCATCCCGTTACTATGTGACACCTCCGGGTCTTGTCCTTAAATATGTCCTTCCCCCTCACAAAGATGTGCAGAAATATCTCATTGTGGATATGGATGAGCGAAAGGGCATACCTCTCAAGAAAGCCATCTCGTCCATGGGAAGGAAACGGGTAATGGAGGGAGTGAAGGACAGAACCCTCATAATCCGGGACATTTTCACGAATGAGCCCTTTTTACCCGGTGAAGCGAAGATCGGCGGCGGCAAGGCCGAAGAGGGCACACTTTTTATAGGCGGCGCCGACGAACGACTTTTTCATTATATCTCCCTCATCTCCGCATGCATGGAAAAGAATGAGAACGTCCTCATGCTCCTGCCCGATTATCACGGCACAGGGGATTACTTTTCCCGTGCATTTAACGAAGCTTTTCCCGGAAAGGTTCTTTGGTACGGGACATCAATGAAGGGTAAAGAACGGATGGAGACATACTTCAGGAGCAGGAGGTCGGGAGGGTTTCTCATCCTGGGAAACAGGAGCTCCGTGTTTCTTCCCGTCCTCGATCTCGGACTTGTCATCGTGGAAAGACACGAGGAAGATTATTACAGGAACGAGGAAGACTTCAGGTTTAACGCCGCTCAGATCGCCGTGAAAAGGGCAGCCCTGGAAGGCGTCCCCGCGGTCCTGGGCAGCGCTTCACCGTCGGTGGATGTCTTCAGGGAGACGGAAGAGGGCCGGCTCCCTATAGCCCAAGGTGAATGGCCTCCCTCAACCCCCTTTTCCGAGGTCCTCATGGAGAAAAATATCGCCTCTTATGACGGTCTCCCGGAGGGCCTGATCGATGTGATGAGACCTATAATCGAGAAGGGCGGCAGGATCGCGCTCTATACACCCCGCAAAGATTACAGCAGCTCCATCCGGTGTGTTGACTGCAAGGCCCTTTTTACGTGCCCCTCCTGCGGGGGAATCACGGCTTATCAGAAATCGACCGACCGCCTGGTCTGTCCTTCCTGCGGCGGCAAATTCCCCTATGAGGAGAGATGCCCTCAATGCGGAAGCAGCCTTATACGCTTCTTCCGTGTGGGTGCGGAATACTTCGAGGAAAGGGTAAAGCTCCTCTTTCCCGAGATCCTTGTATCAAGAATTACGGGCGATACGTCGAAGAAAGAGAGGGCACAGGCCAGGAAGAAGGCGGACCAGTTCCCCTTTATTTTCGTAGGCACCCAGACCCTCTCCACCTTTTATGGGATGGACGTTGACATGCTGATCCTGGCGGGGTGGGAAGATCTTGCCAGGACCTCAGGATATAAAGCCCGGGAAAAGATGTTCCAGGTCCTCATGCACCTCCTCGATGCGTTAAATCCCCACGAACTCGTCTTCTGCATGGAACAAAAGAAACGTATCGATCCTGCCCTCTTTCTCGATACAATCGGATTCCTGAAGGATGAGACGGCGCGGCGGAAGACCGCAGAATTCCCTCCCTACACGAGATTTTTCCTGGTGGAGATCTCCAAGAAAGAGGAATCGGCCGGGATTAAGGCCTTAGCCCGGGTCAGGGAGGTCCTTGACACCCACGGATATCGAGGAGACGTGACCGGGCCCCTGTTTCAGAAAAGACAGCAGTATGAATGGAGGATGATCCTTACGGGCGACGGGGACGAACTCTACCGCTCCCTCCTCGGACTCTATGCAATCTCGGATGTCCATATAGAAGCCGATCCACCTTATTTATAATTTCGAGGGAATGAAGATATGAAAAAGGGGCCTGAAGAGGCCCCTTTTTTTATAGGGTTTCTACTTTTTTTCCGGGGCCGGTTTGGCTTCCGGTTTCGCTTCGGGTTTTGCCTCGGGTTTGGCTTCCGGTTTTGCTTCGGGTTTCGCCTCTGCCTTGGCTTCGTCCTTCTTCTCTACTTTGGGCTTCTTGGGGGCCTTCATGATCTTCATGCCCGTCATCTTGCCGCCCTTCTCCTCAAACTTGACCATTACTTTCTGGCCCGGTTTCAGGGCTTCCATCTTCATGCCCTTCGCATAGGTGGCCTCGGCGACATCGAGAGTCACTTCGCCTCTGGCATCCTTTACGGAGATCGTCTTACCCGCGGCATCGACTTTCGTGATCACGCCGGCAAAGGTTTTCTTGTCCACAGCCTTTGCGGGTTTTTCCGCTTTGACCGCCTTTTCGTCTGTTGCTTTTTTCTCGGGTGCCGCCGCAGCCTTATCAGGTGCCGCAGCCGGTTTATCCTGTGCGAAAACTGTTGATACAAATGCGACAGCGATCAACAGGGCCAAAACGATCATTACAGCTCTTTTCATGTTGGTACCTCCTGTTTTTTGTATTACGCCGGGCCTTCGACTCCCGGTATGTGTCCATCACCCCGCCCCACGGGGTCGAAAACACATTCCCGTCAGGCAGACCGGCATAACATCTTGAAAAATAAGCGTGCATTTGCGGTGCCAGAAATAATCTACAGGTAAGTACCCGATATCATTGATTTCGCCCATAAAGGCTGACTGCGATAGGTCGTTGATTCACGAATAAGCGGGCTATTTGGTCGTTAAACCAAGAATCTCGTCCTTCTCTTTCATTTTTTTCACTTTGAACCAGAGTTTGTCGTAGGACATGTTGAGGTACTTCGCGGCCAGGGAAATTTTGCCCTCTGCCTTGATAATTGCCTTTTTTATCAACTCTTTTTCTATGGCGTCGAGGTCGAGTCCGTCATCGGGGATCTCCAGCCTGTCGACCCCTTTCACCTCTTTTTCCCTTTTTACTTCTTTCGGCAGATGGTCGAGGCAGACTGCGTCCTCTTCGCCCATGATATAGGCCCTCTCAATCACCGATTCGAGCTGCCTCACGTTTCCCGGCCAATCGTATTTCATGAGCGCCCGAAGGGCATCCTCTTCCACGACTTTCTTTTTACCGTTCGCGTGATTCATTTTATTCAGGAAATGCTCGACCAGGAGGGGAACATCGGTGATCCGCTCCCGCAGCGGCGGAACCGTGAAGGCGATCACATTGAACCTGTAGTAAAGGTCTTCCCTGAAATTGCCCTTTTTTATCTCCTCTTCCAGGTTCTTGTTCGTGGCGGCAATGATCCTCACATCGAGCTTGATGGTCTCTTTCCCCCCGAGGCGCCTTACCTCCCGCTCCTGAATAACCCTCAGGAGCTTCGCCTGGGTGCTCGCCGAAAGATCGCCGATCTCATCGAGAAATAAGGTACTCCCCTGGGCCTGCTCGAACAAACCGGTCGAGCGCGACAAGGCGCCCGTGAACGCCCCCTTCTCATAGCCGAAAAGCTCGCTCTCCAGCAGGGTTTCAGGTATGGCCGCGCAATTGATGGCAAAAAAGGGCTTCTCCTTCCTTGGGCTGTTATAATGGATGCTCTTGGCAAACAGCTCTTTCCCCGTACCGCTCTCTCCATAGATGAGTACGGTGGAGGTGGTGGGCGCTGCCTTTCTCACGATCCGTGCGAGCTCTTCTATCTTGCCGTGAGCGCCGATGATATTTTCGAGGTGAAAACGGTCTTCAAGCTGGCTCTTGAGCATGATATTATCTTGCGCGAGTCTCGCCTGGTTCATCGCATTCTGTACCACGAGAAGGAGTTGGTCCTTTTCGAAGGGTTTTTCAAGATAGTAGAAGGCGCCCAGCTTCGTTGCCTCTATGGCGGAGGGTATGGAGCCGAAGGCGGTAATGATGATCACCGGGCTCGGTATGTTTCGCGATTTTACCTCTTTGAGAATTTCCGTCCCATCGATATCGGGGAGGCGGAGGTCCGTAAGTATCACATCGAAGACGCTCTCCTTGAGGAAGCCCAAGGCTTTCTGACCGCAATCGGCGGTTTCGACATAAAATCCTTCTTTGGCCAGAATGGTTTTAATGATCTCCCTCTGAAAGCGGTCATCTTCAACTACGAGGATCACACCTTTCTCATGCTTCATAATAGGGCACCGTTATTTTTATTGTCGTTCCCTTGCCAACTTCGCTTTCTATGATAATCCGGCCCTGATGGGCATCGACAAAACGTTTTGTGATGGCGAGGCCGAGCCCCATGCCATATTTTTTTGTTGAGTAATAGGGCTCGAAAATCTTATCCCTCTCCTCTTTGCCTATACCGGCGCCATTGTCCCTTACCAGGATATAGGAAAAGGGGTCTTCCCTGCCGCACTCTATTTCCACGACGCCCTTGTAATCCATGGCCTGGACGGAATTGAGGAGGAGGTTGAGAAGGCATATCCTCATATACTCCCTGTCGCAGCAGATGGGCAGGTCCCCTCCTTTGCAGAGGACCTTGATCTCGATGTCGTCTCCCACTTTATCTTTCACCAGGGAGATGGCCTCGTCAATAAGCGCCTCCGGCGATATACGTTGAATATTCAAGGTGATCGGCTTTCCCAGAAAGAGGAAATTGTGGATCAGCTCGTTTACCTTGTAAATCTCCTTCGTGAGATTGTCGAGAAGCTTGATTACCTCTTCCTTATCCTCCTGTCCTCCCTCGATAATCCATTCCTTGATATGACCGACGGAGAGGGAGAAAAAATTGAGGGGGTTTCTGATCTCATGGGCGATACCCGACGAAAGCTGTCCGATGAGAGAGAGTTGCTCCGTCTTTTTCAACTTCTCTTCGAGCTCCTTCCTCTCGCTCAGCCTGTCGACCATCTCGTTATAACTGTTGATGAGCACGCCGATCTCGTCCTTGCGCCCGGTATCGCGGATTTTGACCGGCTCGCCCTGAGCGATCCTCTTGCTCGCATCGGCGATCCGTTTAATCGGCTCCGTATACTTCTCCGCAATAAGGAGGCTGAAGATGATGCCGATGCTGAAGGCAAAGACCATGCTGAGGATGCGCTTCAGGTGGTTCTTCCGGTGGAGGAGTTTGTAATCGTCGAGTACCATGTTGATATGGATGTAGCCGATGCTCTGCCCCTTTATGGAGACGGGCATTATGATATTGTAGAGCTTCTGGGTCTCCTTGTTGTTCTCTTCTCCCAGACGGGCTGTTATGATGAGGTTTTTCCTTCTCCCCGGCCGTTTCTCCGGGATCTTCTGCTCCGTGCCGATCTTCTTGGGATCGGAGCTTGCGATAACCTGTGATTTGTCGCTTATGATCGATATCTCTTCTATGCCCTTTTTATTGAGCATATCCACGTAGCTCTTGAGCCTCTGATTGCCTTCGCCCCCGTATGACAGCTCTTCCACGCTGATCTGAATGGCCCTCGTAATGTCGTCGATGTTGTCCGTCACCTTCTCCATGATCTGTCCCTCGGTACGGGCATAGATGATGGTGAGGGAGCTCACGGAGACCACGAGAAGGAAAAGGAGTATGAGGAGGAGCTGCGTTCTGAGAGAGAGGCTCCTTATTACATCCTTTATGCCTTCCTGCAACTTTTTGAGGGAAAGAGGCATGGGCATCACGAAAGGGCTAACCGTTCTTTAATACGTGAAATTCTTTCCGTGACGGCCTCTCTCGAGATATGGGAAAAAATGTCCGTAAGAGGGGGACCGTGCTTCCTGCCGGTCAGGCTTATCCTGAGACACATGAAAAGATCGCGTTTTTTGAGACCCGTTCCGCTCTCCACCATTTTTAGTGCATCATCGAAGGAGGGAACCCCGTTTTTCATGGCCTCTTCCAGGGAGGCGATTATCATACCTGAAGACGGGACGCCGCCAAGGTAAGCCATGCTTTCATCGGTAATGGTCGAGCCCTCGAAGATATCCAGGTAATCCCGTATCTCCGCCAGGGTCCCGGCGTTCTCCTGGACGAGGGCGACCTTTTCCCTGCACGAATCAGGAAGGCCCATCTTTTCGAGGAGCTTTTCAGTGGAAGATCTCCTGATATGCTCCCTGTTGAACCAGCGGAGCTTCTCCATATCGAAGAGGGAATCGGACGGGGAAAGGGACCGGGGAGAAAAGGTCTCGATCAGCTCCTTTTCATCCATGATCTCTTTCTTTACGCTCCTGCCGATGACGGCCACATAGTTGACGAGCGCTTCCGGGAGAATACCCATTTCACGGAATTCCCTGATATGGGTTGCCCCGTGCCTCTTGCTGAGGGGCTTCTGATCAGCTCCGGTAAGCAGGGAATGGTGCCCGTAAAGAGGGGGCTCCTGTCCGAATGCTTGAAAGAGCATGATCTGTTTCGGCGTGTTCGACACGTGGTCCGCGCCCCTCATCACATGGGTGATGCCCATGAGCATGTCGTCGACGGTTACGGCGAAATTATAGGCAGGGGTCAATCCCTGCTTGAGGAGGATAAAGTCATCTACATGGTCGGCAGGGAAGAAGATCTCTCCATGGATAAGGTCCTTGACCCGAATTGCTCTCGCGGGGGCCCTGAAACGCACCACGTAAGGCATTCCCTCGCGCTCCCGCCGTGCAGCATCTTCCGCGGGCAGGTCCCTGCACGTCCCATCGTATTTGGGCGGAGATCCCCTGTGCAGGGCCTCTTCCCTCATCCGGTCGAGCCGCTCTTTCGAACAGAAGCACTTGTAGGCCAACCCCATTTTGAGCAGCACCGCCGCATGGGCCCGGTAAATCTCAGTTCTTTCGGATTGTGTGTAAGGGCCTTCGTCCCAGGTAAGGCCGAGCCAGGCAAGGTCATCGAGAAGAGCCCTCTCGAAGGCCGGGTCCGACCTCTCGATATCGGTATCTTCCACCCTGAGCACAAATGCACCTTTCTCCTTACGGGCAAAGAGGTAATTCACCAAGGCGGTCCTCATATTGCCCACGTGGAGATATCCCGTGGGGCTGGGTGCAAACCTGACTTTAACCATGGATACCTTTCGGACGGACTCCCCCGCAGTTTCTGTGAGATACACGGCTTGCCTTCATTTTTCCGCCTCTTCCAGGAGGGCGATGGCATGGACCTCGATGCCTTCCCGCCTGCCGGCGAAACCGAGGCCTTCGGTGGTCTTCCCTTTAATCCCTATGGCATCGCCGTTTAAATGGAGCAGCCGTGCCATAGTCTCTTTCATTTGTTCCCGGTGGGGGAATATCTTGGGCCTTTCAACGACCACGACGGCATCGATATTTATGATGCGGAAGCCTTTTTGCGCCACGAGCCCGCCCACATAGGAGAGAATTTCAGTACTCCTGATGCCTTCTATGCTCTCATCCGTATCGGGGAAATGGGTCCCTATGTCGCCCTCGCACATGGCGCCAAGGATGGCGTCACAGACCGCGTGGATAAGAACGTCGCCGTCCGAATGGCCCAAAAGCCCCATTTCAAAAGGAATCTGGATCCCGCCGAGAAAAAGGTCCCTTCCTTTCACCAGGCGATGGACATCATAGCCTATTCCCACCCTCACGAGCCACCCTTAAGCTGGGAGAGCATGCCCCTCGCTAAAATGAGATCCTCGGGCGTGGTGATCTTCATGTTATAGGGGGAGCCCTCGATGACTTTCACCTTTTTTCCCATAAGCTCGAGGAAAGTTGCATCGTCGTGGCCCATGGCTTTCTTTGCGATCCCGTCTTTATATGCTTTTGAAATAAGTTCGAATTTGAAGGTCTGGGGTGTCTGGACGGACCAGAGGGAGTCCCTCTCCAGGGTCTTCACCACAAATCCTTCTTTGGAGATGACCTTGATTGTTTCTTTTACGGGCAGAGCGGGGATAATGGCATCGAACATCTCCATGAGATAAATGCTCTTATCGATAAAGGCGGGAGAGACAAAGGGCCTCGCCCCATCGTGAATTACGACGATATCGCAAGGAGTATCTACTGCTTCGAGTCCGTTTTTCACCGAATCCTGTCTCAGTCTTCCGCCAATCACCGTTTTCAGAAGTTTGCTGAATTTATAAGTCTCCAGGATCTCTTCCTGGATCACGGCGAGGTCTTTCTGATTCACTACGAGATAGAAGCCGTCTATGCTCCTGCATTCCTCAAAAACCTGCATGGTATGCACAATGAGAGGCTTATTGTCGAGAAGGAGGAACTGTTTGTTCGTGGAAGCTCCCATCCTCTTGCCCGTACCGCCCGCGAGGATGATGCCGAGAGTCCTCATATATTTACCTCACTTGTTCTTCCAGATTAAATTCCGTGGGTACATAGAATTCTTTTTCTGCCTGTTCCTTAAGCTTTGCAAAGATCATCCTGCCGGAGGTGGTCTGGAGCACGCTGGTTACGACCACGTCTACGGATTTACCGAGCAGCTTCCTCGCCTCGTCGACTACCACCATAGTGCCGTCCTCAAGATAGCCGATGCCCTGGCCGTGCTCTTTGCCCTCCTTGAGAATTTTTATGCCCATCTGCTCACCGGGCAGGATGGGGGGCTTCATGGCAGTGGCAAGCTGGTTCATGTTAAGGACTTCCACGCCCTGCAGCTCGGCAACTTTATGGAGGTTATAGTCGTTGGTGACGATCTTTCCGTTCAGTTTCTTTGCCAGGGCGATGAGCTTCGTATCCACGTCCTGGAGCTTCGGGAAATCATAATCCACGATTCTTACCTTTACCAGCGTCTGTTTCTGGAGCCGGTGGAGCACTTCGAGGCCTCTCCTTCCTCTCGTCCTCCTCACCGGGTCCTGATGGTCGGCGATATGCTGCAGCTCATAAAGAACGAATTGGGGAATGATAAAGGCCCCTTCGATGAAACCCGTCTCGCACACGTCGCCGATCCGTCCGTCTATTATGATGCTTGTGTCCAGGATCTTGACGTTCTCCGTGCCCTCGATCCTGTCAAATAATGGAACCTTGGAGAGATCGATGGTCTGGCTCTTTTTTTCGCCGATACGGAATCCCAGATACCCCATGACCACATAGAGGAGGATATAGATCGGCAGGGATATGGGGACGTCCTTCATGATGGTGAGGAGGAGCCGGGCCACGAAAAGGTTCGCCACCAGCAGGCTTATGGTGAGTCCCGCGAGACTTCCTATAATGATCTTCAATGGAATATCTTTGAGTTTTTCTTCGAGTTTAAGGACGACGTAGCCGACGGCAAGGCCGCAGATCGCGCCAATCAATCCGATCAGGCTGGTGGTAAACATTTCCTTGAAAATGAAATAACCGGTGACCGTGGTGACCGCGACTAAAATGATCTGGACCAGTATGCTCAAAATAAGAAGACTCCTAGACTTTGTAGTTTTCCAGAAAGATCCCCTCTATTTCTTCTTCTATTGCCTCTTCCTCCTTGTTCAGGGCGATTGAAAGCTCTTTCTTTATCAGGTTGCGCGCAATCTCGAACATCTTCTTTTCGCCGAAAGAAAGCTCTTTCCAGACCCTGAGGCTATAGAGCTCCTTCAATACCATGGCTACCTCGAATATGGAGCCGCTCTTTATCCGCTCCATATATTCTTTGTACCGCCTGTTCCACGGGGCGTTGTCATGGACCACGTTCTTGTCTTTCAGGATATCGAAGACCCGTGTAACCTCGCAGGATTCGATGACACAGCGGAGACCCGTATGACCTGCATGATCAACCGGAATCATTATGGTCATATCTGTGTCGAGGATACGCATGATATAGAAAGATTGCTTCGTGCCCGAGAATTCCTTCTCCTCGATGGACGCGATCTTTCCGACCCCATGACCTGGATATACAGCCACTTCACCGACCTTGAACATTCTACCTCCAATCATCTTGTACCTGTTGTTCCCTTTTCTTTTTTGACTCCTTATTTTACCACGTTAGCCAAAAATATTCAATGGATTAGCCTCGATGGCTCCCCTGCCCTTTTTTGCACAAGGCCTCCAAAGCCTCACTTATTCACGCTACTGCAGGGGGATAAGGCGCTCCGGCGCCGTGCTTTCAGCCGGACTATCGGAAGAAATAAACCGGCCGGCACGTTGTCACCCGAGATCACCTGTCTTTTTATTATATGAGGATATATATTTGTATAGCGCCATCAAAGGCACATCTTGTTGGCAGGAGGAGTGATTATGGCACAATTTGTATTCGACGAGGACCATACGGCCGCTCTTTTTTCGATTCGCCACATGATGGTGACCTGGGTCCACGGGCAGTTTACCCGGGTAAAAGGGACCCTTCGGTTCGATCCCGCCCGGTTAACGGAGCTGTCGGTGGAGGCTGAGATCGACGTGACAAGCATCTTTACGGGCGTAGAGAGAAGGGATGAGGATCTGAAGAGCGCAAACTACTTCGATGCGGCGACCTTCCCCGCCATCACCTTTAAAAGCTCGGCAGCGGAAGCCGTGGGTCTCGACCGGTGCCTGGTCCATGGCGACCTGACCGTTCACGGCGTCACCCGCCGGATTACCCTCGACGTAACCTTCGCCGGTCCCTCCCGCTTCCAGGATGACGACAGGCTCTACACTACTTTCGGATTCCAGGCTACCACACGGGTCAACCGGGAAGACTTCGGCATGACCAAAAGCATGGACCTCGAAAATGGCGGATTCATGGTAGGAAAGCATGCC
Coding sequences within it:
- a CDS encoding YceI family protein; translation: MAQFVFDEDHTAALFSIRHMMVTWVHGQFTRVKGTLRFDPARLTELSVEAEIDVTSIFTGVERRDEDLKSANYFDAATFPAITFKSSAAEAVGLDRCLVHGDLTVHGVTRRITLDVTFAGPSRFQDDDRLYTTFGFQATTRVNREDFGMTKSMDLENGGFMVGKHAYLTINAEADLVE